Genomic window (Rossellomorea aquimaris):
TCCACTTTGACAAATCACAATGATTTCTTTATCCTTCGATAATTTGTGAACGTGTTGTTGTAAAGACTGTAATGGCACATTCTTAAAGTGTCTGATGTGATTTTGTCTGAATTCTCCCGGCGTACGAACATCAATGAATTGCTTGTCAGTGTTACCAAACAATGATTTTAATTCATTCGTTGAAATTTGTTTGATATTTTTCCCTGGTTTCTTCATCATCACATAAAGATAAATGAGTATCGCTAGAACAATCACTCCAATAAATTCCAAAATATCACCTCATCTGTTTGAATTAATCTGATTCCAAAGCATTTACTTTATAGCTTTATAATATACCCTACTAGGTATATAGTCAAGTGCTGTGTATATCCATAGAAAAACCGACTCTGTCCTTAGAGTCGGTTTGATATATTATAGGTAATAATAGTAGCGTTTATGTGGGCCCTTAAATGGGCTATTTACAATCTGTCCTCCAAGAAACCCTAATCCAAGACCAATTAAACCTGCACCGATTGGATTAATACCATACCCGTAGCCTCCTGCCGGACCAAATGGTGGTGGACCGTAACCGGGCTGTGGAAATCCTGGCGGCGGAAAACCTTGGGGTCCCGCTGTACTACCATAGGGTCCTTGATTATAATAACCTGGGCCTCCACCGAATCCCCCTCCTGGACCCTGGTTACCTTCCCATGGTACATAGCCTTGATACACGCCAGGAGGATTGCCGCCATATCCAGTTCCAAGGTTTGGAAATCCGGATCCGGAATTAAATAGGCTCATCAAATTCTTTCTGTATATGGTTCTCCTCTCATACATCTTCGTCACTCCTCTTTATTAGCCTATTAAGAAATGGGAAAAAGGGAAGGGCAAATGTCCCTGTTTGGGAAAAGTAGTGAGCCATGAACGGATTTCCGCTTCCGAGCCCTGCCGTAATTCATGCTAAAATGGATAAAGCTACTACGGTAAATGTTTCTTATATCATAAAAAATTCACTAATTTCGTCTATAATAAAACTCATGCCATTGCATGTGTAGTATGGATAGGAGTGGTTTACGTTGAAAAAATGGAATGTCCTGATTGTGGATGATGAGCCGGAAATGAGGCAGCTGATCAAACTGTATTTAAATAGAGATCAATATTTCTGCTTAGATGCAGAGAATGGACTCGCTGCCCTTGATCAGCTGAAGAAAACACATGTGGATATCATGGTTGTGGATATCATGATGCCATTCATGGATGGTTATCAATTACTAAAAGAGGTTCGGGAAACAAGCCAGGTTCCCTTCATCTTCCTTTCGGCAAAGGGAGATGATTTAGACAAGGTGAAAGGACTTAGGCTTGGAAGTGACGACTATATGGTTAAACCATTTAATGCTGAGGAACTTGTTGCACGAATTGAAACGATCCTGAGAAGATCCTACGGAACTCAATCGTCCCAACATTCAATGATCGAACGATATGGACCGGTGTCATTTAATTTGGCATCAAGGACGATTTCAGTTGGTGAACTTTCACCTCGCTTAACCTTAAAAGAATATGAACTATTCTTGTTCCTGGCCCGTAATCAAGGAAGAGTGTATAAGCGAGATCAGCTTCTCGATCAAGTATGGGGAAGTGATTATGAAGGAAGCGATCGTACAGTGGATACCCATATTAAAACATTACGTCTGAAATTGAAGAACCATGGACCTTTGATCGAAACTGTGTGGGGCCTTGGCTATAAGTTCGAGGGATCCGTTTGAAAAATTCCAATCTGACTCTCAATAAAAAAGTCTCTCTTCTATTATTAAGCAGCTTATTTTTAACCATTGTCTTTTCATTTCTTTTTATTCATTTTCTCTATAAGGATCTATATATTGGGACCGTTAAGGAGTCACTGCTTTATCAAGGACAGAGAACAGCTGATCACTATCACTATGGTGACGTAAGCGGGAGTGTAAGAGATAAAATCCTTTGGTATAATGTGATCTCCCCTTACGAAGTGTCTGTTGTGGAGAAACTTGAAGACTTAACCAAAAGCTTCCCATATCGTATTGACCAAAATCCTCTCATCAATAACGATGACAAAAGAGAATTGGCTAAAGGTAACCCGGTAATGAAAGAAGGATATGTAGCAGAATTTAACCGGAATGTGATTGGAGCTATCTTTCCTCTGATGAACGAAGAAAGATTAATGGGGTACTTACTCATATACATCCCCTTGGCTGAAATGACGGAAGTGTTTAGTAAAGGGATCCCTATATTGGTGCTCACAGGTGTCATGTTTTATTTTGTATTGTTCTTGATCATTCAATCTTCTTTAGGATCATTATTTAAACCTGTTAGGGAAATGCAACAATTTTCGAATAAAGTGGCTAAAGGTGATTTTTCAGACAGGCTCAATGTCAACTCGAGAGATGAAATGGCAGAACTTGCTCTGACATTTAATAGTATGGTCGATTCTCTTCAACATCAAGAGGAACGGAAGCGTCAGTTTCTTTCGAATGTTGCCCATGAATTAAGGACTCCCCTTACCTATATCGGTGGATATGCAAAGGCACTGACCGACAAGGTTCAAACGAACCCTGAAGAAATGGAAGAAAGCCTGCGCCTAATTCAAAAAGAATCGATTCGGATGCAGAAATTAATTACAGAGCTACTTGAATTGAATAAATTGGAGGATAGCTCTTTTTCTTTAGATATTGAACCGATTGTACTCTCTCAGTTAATTATGGATTCATTAACACTTATCCGCCCTCATGCAAAAAACAAAAAAATGGATGTCCAACATGATTTAAATGAAGAATCCATTATTCATGGGGATCCCAACCGGGTCATGCAGGTATTCTATAATATTTTGGATAATGCCTTGAAATATTCTCCTGAAGAGAGTCGCATTCTCATTCAATCGTACGAAGAAGGTGAAATGGCTGTTGTAAAAATAAGGGATACCGGTATTGGCATTCCTGCAGGTTCCTTATCCCGTATCGGAGAAAGATTTTACCGCTCCGATTTGTCTAGAACAAGAAATACAGGAGGATACGGCCTCGGTTTATCCATCGCCAAAGAAATCATGAATAAACACGATGGTTCTTTGTCTATAGATAGTGAAGAAAGCAAGGGAACAACGGTCCAACTAAGGTTTCCTTTACTTGAAATAAAAGACTGAGTCAATTGCAGACTCAGTCTTTTTGCTATTTTAAATACAAAATAGTCCATTACCCAAATAGATTTTTAATGGATTTAAAGAAATCAGCGATGGCATTTAATAAGCCAGTAAAGAAGTCAGACACTTTTTGCCCGAACCCTTCATCTTTGACAATTTCCTTAATCGTGGTTTGGATGTCATTCGTCAGGTCATCTAATTGTTGTTGAACATTATCGAAGTTAATATCCAGTGACCTCATTTTTTCAAACAAATCGATTAATAACTGGCGATCCTCCGGGCTTAGCTCGATGTTCAGAGTTTGAAGCTTCTCTTCAACGATTTGTTCAACTTCTTCTTTCGTAGCGGGATCCTGTTCGGCTATTTCCTTCTTTATTTCGGTTAACAGGTTACTGACTTCTTCCTTATCAATCCCAGCTTCTTTGGCAAGTTCTGTTGCCACGGTTAATTCCTCGTTGGCAACCTCCATCCGAACCGTATCAAGCTTCTCCCCACTAACATCATACGCTTTATAAATTCCGACTAATGCAGAATGACCACTTACCTTCACAGGAGAGGCCACATCTACTACTGCGTTCTCGACGCCTGCAGTTAATAAAGCATTTGAATACATAGAATTCGTCACTTCCGTAATATTTTCCGGTGTCACAATATTTACCTTCAGACCCTCGCCTTTCTCTTTGCGAGTAATCATGGCGGAGGAAAACATACGGGCATTACGGTTTTCACCTTCAATATACTTCACAAGGTCTTCGCCCGTTGCCGTAAACTCTTCCACTTCGGTTCCGTCTTCCATTCCTAATTGATCTTGAACCTCTTTCTTTTGTTCGCCGGTAAGGGTTTCCCCATATACAACGATAGGCAGGCCGAATTTTTCATTGATGCTTTTTTTATCATTATCTGCAGCAAATGCTGGCTGGGTGAGGCCCACCATTAGTGATAATAGTAAGGCAATGGTAATCAATTTCTTCATTAATCATTCTCCCTTTTTCATGATGGATAGGTAATAGAGCTATTCCACTCTTCCATTGTACTAGTCTCATTAAGTATGTTCATCCATCTAGAGTCTTATTTCTTTCTGTTGATTAGACGAACAATACCAGAGGAAAGTTACAATGACTTTTTTGTGCACTACTATAACAGGCACGAAGCTACAACACAAAAAAGCTTAGTTCTGTTCACTAGAAATCCTCTATAGGGTAGAAGATACCAGGTGAATCAGAACTAAGCTTTAAATGGTTTAAAGTATATCGAGCCAGATTTTAATCGCTGTAGCCAGGATTAAAACGGCTAGTATCATTTGAAGAACCTTTGTATTCATTTTCTTTCCTGCCATAGCGCCCAGTGGAGATGCAATTAAACTAGCTACGACCATAATCATAGCTGGTAGATATTCCACTTGACCTGTCGATATCTTTCCGATTGTTGATCCGATTGAAGAAATCAACGTGATGGCAAGGGATGAAGCGATCGTCATTCTTGTAGGAATCTTAAGGACCACCAGCATAATCGGAACTAATAGGAAAGCTCCTGCCGCTCCAACGATACCTGCTCCAATCCCGACGATCAAAGCAAGTATCGCCGCTAACCACTTGTTAAATGTTACGTCCTCAAGGTTTATATCATCAATGCCTTTTTTGGGAATGAACATCATGATAGCCGCAATTAATGCAAGAATTCCATATACTATATTAATTCCAGCCTCACTCATGAATTTTGAACCATACCCTCCAATGAAGCTACCAATTAAAATACTTACACCCATGTATGTGATAAGAGTTCTATTAAGATAGCCTCCTTTACGGTAAGCCCAGACCCCACCCAGTGTGGCAAAGAATACCTGAACTGCGCTAATACCTGAAACTTCGTGAGCAGTGAATGTTGCTACTCCAAGCAATGGCGGAATATAAAGGAGCAGGGGGTATTTAATGATACTACCGCCGATCCCTACCATTCCTGATATATACGAGCCGACAAATCCGATTAGAAAGATTGTAATAATAAATGCCAAATCCATTGTGTTGTTCCTCCTCTTCTAATAAAACGGGAACCTCTCTGGCAGGTTCCCATTTTTATTATTTGTTTAGATTAGTACGATTGATTAACGAACTGCACAACGGTTTGGTCCAATTTCCATCTCACGCTGCTTCTCTTCATCTGGAGTTACTTTACCCATGTTCGTCTCACGAATTTCTTGATAAGCGTTTGGCTGAGGAGGAAGGTTTTCAGATACTAGCTTTCTGAATTCTTCTTCACTGTCGATATTTAAACCATGGTTTTTAGCAAATAATGTTCCCAACTTTTCACCTACGGATCCATCTTCATTTAATTCATCAATAATCATAAAGTGTGCCGGTAAAACGGTAAGCTCCATAGAAAGGTCTTTATACCGCTTGTAAAGACTTTCTCTAAGATCAGCTACCCAATCTTCTGCTTTTCCGGCAAGGTCAGGACGTCCGATACTGTCCACAAATAGAATATCACCTGATAATAAATACTTTCCGTCAATTACAAATGATGTTGACCCGATTGTATGCCCCGGTGAGTACAGAGCTGTAATATCAATGGTTGTATTTCCAATCACGACTTTATTCCCGTCTTCGAGTGAAGCAAATTCAAAGGTAACTTCTTCAGCATCTTTAGGAGGTAACCAATAGGTTGCATTTGTAGTTTCTGCAATGTTACGCCCACCAGAAATATGATCGGCATGCAAGTGAGTATCAAACACATTTGTAATCGTTGCGCCTTTTTCTTTTGCAAAGTCGATAAAGATATCAGTCATACGAGTAGCATCGACGATCGCTGCTTCACCATTGGACACGACCATGTAAGATAGACAACCTTTGCCTAAACGTACAAACTGATAAAGTTCTCCACCATTTGTTAATTCACCCACTTTAACGGGTTCTAAATGTTCGCTCCAAGCTTTCATTCCGCCTTCAAGGTAAGAAACGTCCATCCCTTCATCCGAAATCATTTCCGCTACCATAATAGAAGAACCTTCTTTCGCACATACGACTATAATATCTTTGTCCTTAGGAAGTTGATTCATTATTTCTTCTACTCCATCTAAAAGATCGAAGTA
Coding sequences:
- a CDS encoding DUF1002 domain-containing protein encodes the protein MKKLITIALLLSLMVGLTQPAFAADNDKKSINEKFGLPIVVYGETLTGEQKKEVQDQLGMEDGTEVEEFTATGEDLVKYIEGENRNARMFSSAMITRKEKGEGLKVNIVTPENITEVTNSMYSNALLTAGVENAVVDVASPVKVSGHSALVGIYKAYDVSGEKLDTVRMEVANEELTVATELAKEAGIDKEEVSNLLTEIKKEIAEQDPATKEEVEQIVEEKLQTLNIELSPEDRQLLIDLFEKMRSLDINFDNVQQQLDDLTNDIQTTIKEIVKDEGFGQKVSDFFTGLLNAIADFFKSIKNLFG
- a CDS encoding ATP-binding protein, producing the protein MKNSNLTLNKKVSLLLLSSLFLTIVFSFLFIHFLYKDLYIGTVKESLLYQGQRTADHYHYGDVSGSVRDKILWYNVISPYEVSVVEKLEDLTKSFPYRIDQNPLINNDDKRELAKGNPVMKEGYVAEFNRNVIGAIFPLMNEERLMGYLLIYIPLAEMTEVFSKGIPILVLTGVMFYFVLFLIIQSSLGSLFKPVREMQQFSNKVAKGDFSDRLNVNSRDEMAELALTFNSMVDSLQHQEERKRQFLSNVAHELRTPLTYIGGYAKALTDKVQTNPEEMEESLRLIQKESIRMQKLITELLELNKLEDSSFSLDIEPIVLSQLIMDSLTLIRPHAKNKKMDVQHDLNEESIIHGDPNRVMQVFYNILDNALKYSPEESRILIQSYEEGEMAVVKIRDTGIGIPAGSLSRIGERFYRSDLSRTRNTGGYGLGLSIAKEIMNKHDGSLSIDSEESKGTTVQLRFPLLEIKD
- a CDS encoding rhodanese-like domain-containing protein; this encodes MEFIGVIVLAILIYLYVMMKKPGKNIKQISTNELKSLFGNTDKQFIDVRTPGEFRQNHIRHFKNVPLQSLQQHVHKLSKDKEIIVICQSGMRSASACKVLKKQGFTTVTNVKGGMNSWSN
- a CDS encoding sulfite exporter TauE/SafE family protein produces the protein MDLAFIITIFLIGFVGSYISGMVGIGGSIIKYPLLLYIPPLLGVATFTAHEVSGISAVQVFFATLGGVWAYRKGGYLNRTLITYMGVSILIGSFIGGYGSKFMSEAGINIVYGILALIAAIMMFIPKKGIDDINLEDVTFNKWLAAILALIVGIGAGIVGAAGAFLLVPIMLVVLKIPTRMTIASSLAITLISSIGSTIGKISTGQVEYLPAMIMVVASLIASPLGAMAGKKMNTKVLQMILAVLILATAIKIWLDIL
- a CDS encoding MBL fold metallo-hydrolase is translated as MSVKPMNSKEVAQKVMNREDLFILDVRNADAFEDWKIEGEKFEYLNIPYFDLLDGVEEIMNQLPKDKDIIVVCAKEGSSIMVAEMISDEGMDVSYLEGGMKAWSEHLEPVKVGELTNGGELYQFVRLGKGCLSYMVVSNGEAAIVDATRMTDIFIDFAKEKGATITNVFDTHLHADHISGGRNIAETTNATYWLPPKDAEEVTFEFASLEDGNKVVIGNTTIDITALYSPGHTIGSTSFVIDGKYLLSGDILFVDSIGRPDLAGKAEDWVADLRESLYKRYKDLSMELTVLPAHFMIIDELNEDGSVGEKLGTLFAKNHGLNIDSEEEFRKLVSENLPPQPNAYQEIRETNMGKVTPDEEKQREMEIGPNRCAVR
- a CDS encoding response regulator transcription factor, whose product is MKKWNVLIVDDEPEMRQLIKLYLNRDQYFCLDAENGLAALDQLKKTHVDIMVVDIMMPFMDGYQLLKEVRETSQVPFIFLSAKGDDLDKVKGLRLGSDDYMVKPFNAEELVARIETILRRSYGTQSSQHSMIERYGPVSFNLASRTISVGELSPRLTLKEYELFLFLARNQGRVYKRDQLLDQVWGSDYEGSDRTVDTHIKTLRLKLKNHGPLIETVWGLGYKFEGSV